The nucleotide sequence TAAGTAGTTTAGAAAATAAACTTTTTAAAGAAATCATGAGTTTAAAAGTTCGGAAGAACAGATATAAAAGTAAGTTGTATCTTATAGAAGGAATAAGATTTGTGGAAGAAGCTATTAAAAATAACTGTGAGATAAATTATGTAATAATTTCTGAGTCGAAGAAGGATTATATAATTGATAGATTTAATTTTAAAGATGGCTTATTTAATGTTATAGTTTTTTCAGATGAGTTATTTGAAAAGGTCAAGCAAACAGAAAAAACTCAGGGGATAATTGCATGTTTAAAAATTAGGGATACTTTTAAAAAATTTGATTTTAATGAAGGAATATACTTTTTAATTGATAAAATTCAAGATCCAGGGAATTTAGGAACTATAATTAGGACTGCTGTTGCTGTTAATGCTTTAGGCATTATATTAATAAAAGGAAGTGTTGATATATATAATGATAAAGTTTTAAGATCAACAATGGGTTCTATTTTTAAGATAAATATTAATTTTATAGAGAGCTATTTAGAATTAAATGAGTTTATAGAAAATGATTTTAAGCTTGTTATAGCTGATGCTTATAGTGATAATAATTATTATCATGTAGATTTAAAAGGTAAGATTATTTTAGCTATTGGAAATGAGGGGAATGGTATTTCCGATGAGGTTAAGAATTTTCCTCATATTAAAGTTCGTATTCCTATGTGTAATGATCTTGAATCTTTAAACGTTGCTCAAGCACTTAGCATTATTGCCTTTGAGCGTGTTAGACAATTAGATATATAAACTTGATTGATATATTCCTTGATTTTAACTAATCAAGGAGTTTTTTATTTTTTATTGGAAGGATGAGGATTTTGAAAGAGAAATTAGAACAGCTACTTAATTCTGTAATTGATCAACTTAGAAGTGTTGATTCAATATGTAAATTTGAAGAATTAAGAGTTAGGTATTTAGGGAAAAAAAGTGAGTTATCAAATGTATTGAAAAATATGAAGAATTTGTCTAATGAAGAGAAAATTTCTACTGGGAAAATTATAAATAAGATAAAGAAGAAGATGGAAGCAAAATTTTCGGAAACTTTTGAAAAAATTAAGAATTTTGAAATGGAGAAAAAATTAAAGGAAGAAGTAATTGATATTACTTTGCCAGGTAAAAAAATATCTCTTGGTCATAAAAATCCAATTCAGATTGTTTTAGATGAAATACAAGAAATATTTCTAAATATGGGATTTGTGATTGAGGAAGGCCCGGATATTGACACTGAATATTATAATTTTGAGGCTTTAAATATTTTTAAAGATCATCCAGCTAGAAGTGAGCAAGATACTTTTTATATAGATGATGATCATGTTTTGAGAACACATACTTCTACTATACAAATTAGAACGATGGAAAATAAAAAGCCACCTATAAAGATTATTGCACCTGGACGTGTTTATAGATCAGATGAGTTAGATGCGACGCATTCTCCAATATTTTATCAGATGGAGGGACTTGTTGTAGATAAAAATATTAATATGGCTCATCTTAAGTTTACTCTAAATAAGTTTATAAAGCTTATGTTTGGTTCGGAAATAAAAACTAAGTTTAGAGCACATCATTTTCCATTTACAGAGCCTTCTGCTGAGATGGATGTTAGTTGTTTTGCTTGTAAAGGAATTGGTTGCTCTATTTGTAAAAATAGCGGTTATATTGAAATATTAGGTTGTGGTATGGTACATCCTGATGTTTTAAGAAGATGTGATATAGATCCTGAAGAGTATAGTGGCTTTGCTTTTGGTTTTGGTATAGATAGAATGGTGATGCTCAAGTATGGAATTGAGGATATAAGACTTTTATATGAAAGTAATTTAAAATTTTTATCTCAATTTTAATTTATGGGAGGATATTAATGAGGGTTTCATTTGAATGGATTAAAGAGTATTTTAATGAAGATTTAGAGTTAAATGATGTATGTGATAAGTTAACTATTAGTGGAACAAAGGTTGAAAACGTAGAGTCAAATAAAATTGAAGTTAAGAATGTTGTTACTGGGTTTATTGAGGAAATTAAGCCTCATCCAGATGCTGAAAAGCTTGTTGTATGTAAGGTTAATATTGGAGATGAGTATGT is from Candidatus Arthromitus sp. SFB-rat-Yit and encodes:
- a CDS encoding TrmH family RNA methyltransferase, whose product is MNYISSLENKLFKEIMSLKVRKNRYKSKLYLIEGIRFVEEAIKNNCEINYVIISESKKDYIIDRFNFKDGLFNVIVFSDELFEKVKQTEKTQGIIACLKIRDTFKKFDFNEGIYFLIDKIQDPGNLGTIIRTAVAVNALGIILIKGSVDIYNDKVLRSTMGSIFKININFIESYLELNEFIENDFKLVIADAYSDNNYYHVDLKGKIILAIGNEGNGISDEVKNFPHIKVRIPMCNDLESLNVAQALSIIAFERVRQLDI
- the pheS gene encoding phenylalanine--tRNA ligase subunit alpha, which codes for MKEKLEQLLNSVIDQLRSVDSICKFEELRVRYLGKKSELSNVLKNMKNLSNEEKISTGKIINKIKKKMEAKFSETFEKIKNFEMEKKLKEEVIDITLPGKKISLGHKNPIQIVLDEIQEIFLNMGFVIEEGPDIDTEYYNFEALNIFKDHPARSEQDTFYIDDDHVLRTHTSTIQIRTMENKKPPIKIIAPGRVYRSDELDATHSPIFYQMEGLVVDKNINMAHLKFTLNKFIKLMFGSEIKTKFRAHHFPFTEPSAEMDVSCFACKGIGCSICKNSGYIEILGCGMVHPDVLRRCDIDPEEYSGFAFGFGIDRMVMLKYGIEDIRLLYESNLKFLSQF